TCCTATCAATATCATTTTGACTTTGACTTGGATTACTTCACGACACGCACATTGTTCAACCTCGCAGGAGAAGCCAAAGGGACAGACTTCTCCTTGATGATACTCAATGTCGTCGGACGAGCAAACATGGAGGGCACCGGCAATGTCATCGTATGCCGATGGTACTCCGTCAGGGATTCCATAGAAAAGCCCAACAATCCACCCCAACGACTATAAACCTTGAAGAGCAAGGTGTGCTTGCCCTTCGATAGGGGAATCAGCACAGTACGTGTGGAGACAGACTTGTCATCCATAGGTCGAGCGAGATCACCCTCGAAATAAGTTCCATCAAGATAGATCAAAAGACCGTCTCTGTAAGATAGTCGAAGTGGGAGTTCGACAGCCTGCTGTGCCTCAATCTCATAGCGCAAGTACACGGCCGTACGATCGTAAACATCACTCTCATACTTCATGGTCATAGGCTGTGCCTGCCACTTCACTTTGTCCGAGAGTCTGTGCGAGAGGATAACATCTGAGACACTTCCAAAGAGGCCTCTCTGAGTGACGACATTCAGTGCTTGCCACTTGATGGTCTTGGGATTAAACTTCACAGTCTTTGTCTGTTCAGAAACAAACGTATGAGTCACGCCCTCATTTTCATCAAGGCCTAAAACAAACTTTCTGCCCAATTCCTCGTCGGTGAAAGCAACCTTGACCTTTTCCCCTACCGAGGGTAAATGCCATTGATAGCCAAGAATACTTCTGAAACCGGAATAATAGTCTACAGCCGACTGAGCATACAAGGGTGTGGCATTGAGAGGAGACAGCGTCTTGTGCTGACAAATGGGTTTGTCGACACGCAAAGGCTCATCAAAAGTAACCTTTACGACAGTCAAATACGGACGTTGTCCCTCGATATCGAGCGTCAAAGAAGCCCCTTTTTGTCTGATGATCTTGACATTTCCCTTGGCATTTAAGATCTTAGCTTCCTTGATCGGGGTGAGAGTTCGAGGTAAAACAGTTGTATGTCGGTCTTTTCGGAAGAATAGATAAAGATCCTTTTTGTCTTGAGAAAGTGTGGCAGAAGGGACGTCTGTCGAGACCTCGTAAGGTGTAGGCAGGGTGTTGTATATCGCTTCACTGATAGGCTCTAACTCCTTGCCGATAGCAGATAAGACTTCATACTCGAAAGGGACGATACCACCATCACCCATAGGGCCGATATTGAGCAGATATTTACCTCCACGAGAAACGACATTGACAAGGTCCTCCAACTTCTCATTTACTTTCGTGGAGACTTCTCCTCTCTCTTGCCACGAACGATAGCCCCAGGTCTCAGGGAAGATCGAAGCTGCGGTCTGCCACGGAAGTATCATATCATAGTCAGGGAACTGATTGTCAGGCATAACGCAGAAGTCCGCATAATCATTGCCCAAACGACCGCTCACCATGCATTTTGGCTGAAGCTTGTGCACCAGTCTGTATAGCTCCTCACTCTGTGCGGGCAAGAGAGACCCCATATCAAACCACAGTTCATCGACGGCTCCATATTTGGTCAGAAGTTCTGTCACCTGAGCCATATTGTACTCGTGATGGGCAGGTGTGATGGGATCGGCATTGTGAGACGAAAAAGGCACAGCTGCAGGGAAGTGCCAGTCGATGAGAGAAAAATAAATACCGAAGCCCAAACCGTTACGATGGCAGGCTTCGGCGAGCTCACCTATCAAATCCCGACGTGCGGGTGTGCCATCAAAGGAGTTGTACGACGTGGTCTGCGTGTGAAAAAGACAAAAACCATCGTGGTGCTTTGCCGTCATGACGACAGACCTCATACCTGCCTTCTTGGCAAGTGCAACGATGGCTTCGGCATCGAAGTTTTTGGCATCAAACTCCCTCGTATAGGCTTCGTACCAATCCGAAAAACCGATCCCAAAGGTGAGTATCTGTTCGGAATACCCCTCTTTCACGGGATTACCGTTCCATACCCCGGCAGGTATCGAGTACAGCCCATAGTGTACAAACATCGAGTACTTATCGCCCCACCAGTCTGCTTTCAGCGAGAAAGATGAAAGAAGCATCATAGAAAGTAATGCCAGCCAAATTTTTCTCATAACATTAAATTTATTTTCTAATCCAAGCATAACGCCCACCCGGCAAAGGTCTGATCAAGCCATCCAACTCCAAATCGAATAACAAAGCCGATACCGTTGAGAGGGCTTCTCCAGTACGATGTACAAGATCTTCGACACTGATGTCATCGACACTCTTGAGCAAGCGGACGACAGGATTGTCTGCTTCGGTACTTTCGTCATCATACTCCAACGGAAGTGATTGTTGCTTCGGTTGAGAGACAAGTCCGAGATCCTCAAGCATGGCTGAGGGAGATGTCAGTATGCTTGCCTTCTGAAGCTCGATCATTCTATTGCATCCCTGCGAATTGGCATCAAAATAACGCCCCGGGACGGCGTACAACGAACGACAGTAATCGAACGCTATATTCGCAGTGATCAGTGCCCCTCCTCTCTCTGGAGACTCCACCAAAAGTGTGCCGGACGA
This is a stretch of genomic DNA from Porphyromonas cangingivalis. It encodes these proteins:
- a CDS encoding alpha-L-fucosidase, whose translation is MRKIWLALLSMMLLSSFSLKADWWGDKYSMFVHYGLYSIPAGVWNGNPVKEGYSEQILTFGIGFSDWYEAYTREFDAKNFDAEAIVALAKKAGMRSVVMTAKHHDGFCLFHTQTTSYNSFDGTPARRDLIGELAEACHRNGLGFGIYFSLIDWHFPAAVPFSSHNADPITPAHHEYNMAQVTELLTKYGAVDELWFDMGSLLPAQSEELYRLVHKLQPKCMVSGRLGNDYADFCVMPDNQFPDYDMILPWQTAASIFPETWGYRSWQERGEVSTKVNEKLEDLVNVVSRGGKYLLNIGPMGDGGIVPFEYEVLSAIGKELEPISEAIYNTLPTPYEVSTDVPSATLSQDKKDLYLFFRKDRHTTVLPRTLTPIKEAKILNAKGNVKIIRQKGASLTLDIEGQRPYLTVVKVTFDEPLRVDKPICQHKTLSPLNATPLYAQSAVDYYSGFRSILGYQWHLPSVGEKVKVAFTDEELGRKFVLGLDENEGVTHTFVSEQTKTVKFNPKTIKWQALNVVTQRGLFGSVSDVILSHRLSDKVKWQAQPMTMKYESDVYDRTAVYLRYEIEAQQAVELPLRLSYRDGLLIYLDGTYFEGDLARPMDDKSVSTRTVLIPLSKGKHTLLFKVYSRWGGLLGFSMESLTEYHRHTMTLPVPSMFARPTTLSIIKEKSVPLASPARLNNVRVVK